TCAGGAAGACGCTTTATTAGATTTATAATTCTATTTTCCAAATCCCTCTCTTGACTAGGGGAGGGATTTTTATTGAATACATACAATTTTAATTTTCTACTAACTCAAAATTAGCGGTTACATTTTGAACATCATCTAAAGATTCTAAAGCATCCATTAATCTTAATAAATATTTTGTTTGTTCAGAATCTGTTATTTCTACAAAATTATTGGGTATCCATCGTAATTCAGCTTCTTTAACGGTGAAATATTCTCCTAAATGTTGATTAAGATTTTCCAAATTAGTAACATCGGTGAATATCTCTGCCCCTTGATAGTCTTCCTCATCAATCATTTCATAACTTTGGGCATCAGCTTCGAGGGATATTTCTAATAATTTATCTTCGTCTATTTCTCCTTCTAATAAAACTACCCCTTTATGATCAAACATCCAACTCACACAACCCGTTTCTCCTAAGTTACCGCCATTTTTACTAAAGGCTTCTCGTATATCTGCCGCAGTGCGATTACGATTATCTGTCAGGGCTTCAATTAAGACTGCAACCCCTCCCATACCATAACCTTCATAACGGATTTCCTCTAAATTTGCCTCACCATCGTTATAAGTACCTGCACCCTTGGCGATCGCCCTTTCAATGTTATCATTAGGTATTCCTGCTGCCTTAGCTTTTTCTACCGCCGTGCGCAACTGAAAATTACCATCAATATCGGCAATACCATTACGGGCAGCGACAATAATCGCCCGAGAAAGTTGGGTAAAAGTCTTACCCTTTTTTGCATCCACCCTTGCTTTTTGTCTCTTGATATTTGCCCATTTGCTATGCCCTGCCATAAATAACTTTTTTTAAAAACTCCATTTAAAATTAACCATTATTTTAAATCATTTTGCTGATCGGTATAATTCTCGTTGTTTATGATTGCTCGTTTAGACGGGAAATAGGGAATAGTGATAATATTTTTTATATCTCAATTTTTACCATAGCCTGATTATATTTCATAGGATAATTAAGCAATATCTAATTCTTAGGGCTAAGTTAAACTTAATATTAGGAGTAACATTGGAAAAATTTAAATTTATAGACTTATTCGCTGGAATCGGAGGATTTCATTTAGCCTTTCACTCCTTGGGGGGGGAATGTGTTTTCGCCTCTGAAATTGATATCCATGCCCGAAAAACCTATAAGCATAACTTTTACCCGATTAACCCAGAATTATTTGATAAAGGAATGTTTAACGATGACATTCGTAAAATATCCCCCGATGAAATTCCCGATTTTGACATCTTATGTGCAGGATTTCCTTGTCAACCTTTTAGTCAGGCAGGATATAAAAGAGGATTCAATGATAATCATAAATCAGAACGAGGAAATCTATTTTTTAACATCGTTGATATTTTAGAAATTAAACAGCCAAAAGCATTTTTTTTAGAAAATGTTAGGGGATTAATTAGTCATGATAAAGGAAACACTTTCAAAATCATTAGAGATATTTTAGAACAAGAATTAAATTATAGTTTCTATTATCAAATAGTCAAAGCCTCGGATTATGGACTACCTCAATTAAGACCAAGAACTTTCATAATTGGTTTTAGAGATGAAGGATTTTTCAAA
The sequence above is a segment of the Cyanobacterium stanieri PCC 7202 genome. Coding sequences within it:
- a CDS encoding protein of unknown function DUF28 (PFAM: Domain of unknown function DUF28~TIGRFAM: DNA-binding regulatory protein, YebC/PmpR family~COGs: COG0217 conserved hypothetical protein~InterPro IPR002876~KEGG: cyc:PCC7424_2775 hypothetical protein~PFAM: protein of unknown function DUF28~SPTR: UPF0082 protein Cyan7822DRAFT_3069), coding for MAGHSKWANIKRQKARVDAKKGKTFTQLSRAIIVAARNGIADIDGNFQLRTAVEKAKAAGIPNDNIERAIAKGAGTYNDGEANLEEIRYEGYGMGGVAVLIEALTDNRNRTAADIREAFSKNGGNLGETGCVSWMFDHKGVVLLEGEIDEDKLLEISLEADAQSYEMIDEEDYQGAEIFTDVTNLENLNQHLGEYFTVKEAELRWIPNNFVEITDSEQTKYLLRLMDALESLDDVQNVTANFELVEN